A genomic segment from uncultured Alistipes sp. encodes:
- the serS gene encoding serine--tRNA ligase encodes MLTIKQIRDDREAAIRKLAKKGVDAAPVIDQILTLDDRRKAIQLELDNTLAAQNKAAKEIGALMGQGRRDEAEERKHFVTDLKEKSTRLQAESNDVQQELQAALVTLPNFPAEIVPEGKTAEDNLVVKLVESYTTLPENPLPHWELAKKYDIIDFDLGVKLTGAGFPVYKGKGARLQRALINYFLDCNTRAGYLEVEPPVMVNEASGFGTGQLPDKEGQMYHATVDNFYLVPTAEVPVTNIYRDVILDEKDFPVKMTAYTPCFRREAGSYGKDVRGLNRLHQFDKVEIVQLSLPEVSYEALDGMVAHVETLVKSLGLPYRILRLCGGDMSFTSALTYDFEVYSEAQKRWLEVSSVSNFESFQANRLKLRYRDAEKKIHLAHTLNGSSLALPRIVAALLENFQTPEGIRIPEVLIPYTGFDIIK; translated from the coding sequence ATGCTTACGATCAAGCAAATCCGCGACGACCGCGAGGCCGCGATCCGCAAACTCGCCAAGAAGGGCGTCGACGCCGCCCCCGTCATCGACCAGATCCTCACGCTCGACGACCGCCGCAAGGCCATCCAGCTCGAACTCGACAACACGCTGGCCGCCCAGAACAAGGCCGCCAAGGAGATCGGCGCCCTGATGGGGCAGGGACGCCGCGACGAGGCCGAGGAGCGCAAACACTTCGTGACGGACCTCAAGGAGAAGTCGACACGCCTGCAGGCCGAGTCGAACGACGTGCAGCAGGAACTGCAGGCCGCGCTCGTCACGCTGCCGAACTTCCCGGCCGAGATCGTTCCCGAAGGCAAGACGGCCGAGGACAACCTCGTCGTAAAACTCGTCGAGAGCTACACCACGCTGCCCGAGAACCCGCTGCCCCACTGGGAGCTGGCCAAGAAGTACGACATCATCGACTTCGACCTGGGCGTGAAGCTCACCGGGGCCGGATTCCCCGTCTACAAGGGCAAGGGGGCCCGCCTGCAGCGCGCGCTGATCAACTACTTCCTCGACTGCAACACCCGCGCCGGATACCTGGAGGTCGAACCTCCGGTGATGGTCAACGAGGCGTCGGGATTCGGGACCGGACAGCTCCCCGACAAGGAGGGGCAGATGTACCACGCCACGGTCGACAACTTCTACCTCGTGCCGACGGCCGAGGTGCCCGTGACGAACATCTACCGCGACGTGATCCTCGACGAGAAGGACTTCCCCGTAAAGATGACGGCCTACACGCCGTGCTTCCGCCGCGAGGCCGGCTCCTACGGCAAGGACGTGCGCGGCCTGAACCGTCTGCACCAGTTCGACAAGGTGGAGATCGTGCAGTTGTCGCTGCCCGAGGTTTCCTACGAGGCCCTGGACGGCATGGTGGCCCATGTGGAGACGCTGGTCAAGTCGCTCGGCCTTCCGTACCGCATCCTGCGGCTCTGCGGCGGAGACATGTCCTTCACCTCGGCCCTGACCTACGACTTCGAGGTCTACTCCGAGGCGCAGAAGCGCTGGCTGGAGGTTTCGTCGGTCTCGAACTTCGAGTCGTTCCAGGCCAACCGTCTGAAACTCCGCTACCGCGACGCCGAGAAGAAGATCCACCTGGCCCATACGCTCAACGGTTCGTCGCTCGCCCTGCCGCGTATCGTGGCAGCGCTGCTCGAAAACTTCCAGACCCCGGAAGGAATCCGCATTCCCGAGGTGCTGATTCCCTATACGGGTTTTGATATTATCAAATAA
- a CDS encoding DUF362 domain-containing protein yields MAYKITDSCVACGTCIGECPVEAISAGDIYVIDPDKCIDCGTCAGVCPSEAIVSE; encoded by the coding sequence ATGGCTTACAAAATCACTGATTCCTGCGTAGCTTGCGGGACCTGCATCGGCGAGTGCCCGGTAGAGGCCATCTCGGCCGGCGACATCTATGTCATCGATCCCGACAAGTGCATCGACTGCGGCACCTGCGCAGGCGTTTGCCCGAGCGAAGCAATCGTTTCGGAGTAA
- the bla gene encoding class A beta-lactamase — translation MMRLLFYVGILLLTACGPRSRSLEQDLEQLAATLPEARIGIAVRTPDGKTIARQDTLLPLLSVFKFPLALAVLDKAAAEGTPLTTPVEVGPEWLDPGTYSPLRDSLPATGGGVTLGELLRYSTSLSDNIACDRLLAYVGGPDSVERYVRERAGIERFRIAATERSMHLDPANQRINVARPSAVCALFARFLEGGLLAPEHEVLLRQLLEGATTGANKLRAGLPEGVVLGHKTGSSDRTPEGLRIADNDAGYVVLPDGRRYCVTVLVTDSPADDAANAAVIAAISKRIYEHFTENQ, via the coding sequence ATGATGCGGCTACTGTTTTACGTGGGGATACTGCTCCTGACGGCCTGCGGTCCCCGCTCCCGGAGCCTCGAACAAGATCTGGAACAACTCGCGGCAACGCTCCCCGAGGCCCGGATCGGCATTGCCGTCCGCACACCCGACGGGAAGACCATCGCCCGACAGGACACGCTGCTGCCGCTGTTGAGCGTCTTCAAGTTCCCGCTGGCCCTGGCCGTGCTGGACAAGGCCGCCGCGGAGGGAACTCCACTCACGACGCCCGTCGAGGTGGGCCCCGAATGGCTCGATCCCGGCACCTACAGCCCGCTGCGCGACTCCCTGCCGGCGACGGGCGGAGGGGTGACGCTCGGCGAACTGTTGCGATACAGCACGTCGCTGAGCGACAACATCGCCTGCGACCGCCTGCTGGCCTACGTCGGAGGCCCCGACTCCGTGGAGCGCTACGTGCGGGAGAGGGCCGGGATCGAAAGGTTCCGGATCGCCGCCACGGAGCGCTCGATGCACCTCGATCCTGCCAACCAGCGGATCAACGTCGCACGCCCTTCGGCCGTCTGCGCACTCTTCGCCCGCTTCCTCGAAGGCGGGCTGCTGGCACCGGAACATGAGGTCCTGCTGCGGCAGTTGCTGGAGGGCGCGACGACCGGCGCGAACAAACTCCGCGCAGGGCTTCCCGAAGGGGTCGTCCTCGGCCACAAGACCGGTTCGTCGGACCGCACGCCGGAGGGGCTCCGCATCGCCGACAACGACGCCGGCTATGTCGTACTGCCCGACGGCCGCCGCTACTGCGTGACGGTGCTGGTCACCGACTCCCCGGCCGACGATGCGGCGAACGCAGCTGTGATTGCGGCCATCTCGAAACGCATTTACGAACATTTCACCGAAAATCAATAA
- a CDS encoding sugar O-acetyltransferase yields the protein MNDLEKMRSGRWLHAVTPEIGSALLRAEELCFRLNQLPPSRREERETIIRKLFGHAGEAPCLHSPFHCDFGAQISVGDHFVGNFNLTILDEAPVTIGSHVYIGPNVGIYTVHHALLADQRNEGIMQSLPVVIGDNVWIGGNAVILRGVTIGEGAVIGAGSVVSRDIPPRVIAVGNPCRVLRPLTEADRIATSEID from the coding sequence ATGAACGACCTCGAAAAGATGCGCTCGGGGCGCTGGCTCCACGCCGTGACGCCCGAAATCGGCTCCGCCCTGCTCCGCGCCGAGGAACTCTGCTTCCGCCTCAACCAGTTGCCGCCCTCCCGCCGCGAAGAGCGCGAGACGATCATCCGGAAACTCTTCGGCCACGCCGGCGAGGCGCCCTGCCTCCACAGCCCGTTCCACTGCGACTTCGGGGCGCAGATCTCCGTGGGGGACCACTTCGTCGGGAACTTCAACCTCACGATCCTCGACGAGGCTCCCGTGACGATCGGCAGCCACGTCTACATCGGCCCCAACGTGGGAATCTACACCGTACACCACGCCCTGCTGGCGGACCAGCGCAACGAGGGGATCATGCAGTCGCTGCCCGTCGTGATCGGCGACAACGTCTGGATCGGCGGCAATGCGGTCATCCTGCGCGGGGTGACGATCGGCGAGGGGGCCGTGATCGGTGCCGGGAGCGTCGTTTCGCGCGACATCCCGCCGCGGGTCATTGCCGTGGGGAATCCCTGCCGCGTGCTGCGTCCCCTGACCGAAGCCGACCGGATTGCGACGTCGGAGATCGACTGA
- a CDS encoding DUF1343 domain-containing protein, whose amino-acid sequence MPVPAAAGNRPEGSGVLVGMTDTAAYFPLLRGRRVAVLANHTSVAAMPGAVGTAGRPLTVDAAGRVHLVDLLHESGFDVVAIFSPEHGFRGTADAGEKVAGSVDARTGIPIRSLYDGRTLRPSDEVMRSFDVLVVDMQDVGLRFYTYYISMLRMMDASAEFGRPVIVLDRPNPNGDKVEGPLLDRKYKSGVGALPIPVLHGLTMGEIARMAVGEGWARRCDLTVVPCRNYTHATEYVLPVAPSPNLPTQRAVYLYAALCPFEGTVVSLGRGTDKPFEIYGHPDLKGRTFTFTPRPTPGAKHPPLEGRLCRGEDLSRLPLDEARMTGFSLQYVIDACADLGLGESFFTPMFEKLVGVGWIRKMILDGATDAEIRARWEPEAAAFRQLRAKYLLYE is encoded by the coding sequence ATGCCGGTGCCCGCCGCGGCAGGGAACAGACCGGAGGGCTCCGGCGTGTTGGTCGGCATGACCGATACGGCCGCCTACTTCCCGCTGCTGCGCGGGCGTCGCGTCGCCGTGCTGGCCAACCATACCTCCGTGGCCGCGATGCCCGGAGCCGTGGGGACTGCTGGGCGCCCGCTGACCGTCGATGCCGCCGGAAGGGTCCATCTGGTCGATCTGCTCCACGAAAGCGGCTTCGATGTCGTGGCGATCTTCTCGCCCGAACACGGATTCCGCGGCACGGCCGATGCCGGGGAGAAGGTCGCCGGGTCGGTCGATGCCCGCACGGGCATTCCGATCCGCTCGCTCTACGACGGACGCACGCTGCGCCCCTCGGACGAGGTGATGCGTTCGTTCGACGTGCTGGTCGTCGACATGCAGGACGTCGGGCTGCGCTTCTACACCTACTATATCTCGATGCTGCGGATGATGGATGCTTCGGCCGAATTCGGACGGCCGGTCATCGTTCTCGATCGCCCGAACCCCAACGGCGACAAGGTCGAGGGGCCGCTGCTCGACAGGAAGTACAAGTCGGGCGTCGGGGCACTGCCGATCCCGGTGCTGCACGGCCTGACGATGGGCGAGATCGCCCGCATGGCCGTAGGTGAGGGGTGGGCCCGGCGGTGCGACCTGACCGTAGTCCCGTGCCGCAACTACACCCACGCCACGGAGTACGTGCTTCCCGTCGCGCCGTCGCCGAATCTCCCGACGCAGCGGGCCGTCTACCTCTATGCGGCGCTGTGCCCTTTCGAGGGGACGGTCGTGAGCCTCGGGCGCGGCACCGACAAGCCGTTCGAAATCTACGGTCACCCCGATCTCAAAGGGCGGACCTTCACCTTCACGCCGCGCCCGACCCCCGGGGCAAAACATCCGCCGCTCGAAGGCCGCCTGTGCCGGGGCGAGGATTTGAGCCGTCTGCCGCTTGACGAGGCCCGCATGACCGGATTTTCGCTGCAATACGTCATCGACGCCTGTGCCGATCTCGGGCTGGGCGAGTCTTTCTTCACGCCGATGTTCGAGAAACTGGTCGGCGTGGGGTGGATCCGCAAGATGATCCTCGACGGGGCCACGGATGCCGAGATCCGGGCCCGCTGGGAGCCCGAAGCCGCGGCTTTCCGGCAGCTCCGGGCAAAATACCTCCTGTACGAATAG
- the prfB gene encoding peptide chain release factor 2: MVLSEQIKELETRREALERCLDIEQKRIDLRNEEEKTQEPNFWDDPDRAREQLRKVAGIKAWVEDYDAIRKDVEDLALMPDFVKEGVVSEEEMDAHYAATLEKVEKLELRNMLRRDEDKLGAIMDINAGAGGTEALDWASMLLRMYTRWGEAHGYKVKVLDYQAGDEVGVKSCTIEFEGEYAYGYLKSENGVHRMVRLSPFNANNKRQTTFASVFVSPAVDDTIEITINPADIEWDTFRSSGAGGQNVNKVETAVRLRYHGKDPDTGEPVEYLIENMETRSQLMNRENAMRILRSKLYQRELDKRMATQQALEASKKKIEWGSQIRSYVFDDRRVKDHRTGVQTSAVEAVMDGDLDAFIKAYLMEFGGQA, translated from the coding sequence ATGGTTTTATCCGAACAGATCAAGGAACTCGAAACGCGCCGCGAGGCGCTGGAACGCTGCCTGGACATCGAGCAGAAGCGCATCGACCTGCGCAACGAGGAGGAGAAGACCCAGGAGCCGAACTTCTGGGACGATCCCGACCGGGCGCGGGAGCAGCTGCGCAAGGTGGCGGGGATCAAGGCGTGGGTCGAGGATTACGATGCGATCCGCAAGGATGTCGAGGACCTCGCGCTGATGCCCGACTTCGTGAAGGAGGGGGTCGTGAGCGAGGAGGAGATGGACGCGCACTACGCCGCGACGCTCGAAAAGGTCGAGAAGCTCGAACTGCGCAACATGTTGCGTCGCGACGAGGACAAATTGGGCGCCATCATGGACATCAACGCCGGGGCGGGCGGCACCGAGGCGCTGGACTGGGCGTCGATGCTGCTGCGCATGTACACGCGCTGGGGCGAGGCCCACGGCTACAAGGTCAAGGTGCTGGACTACCAGGCCGGGGACGAGGTGGGTGTGAAGTCGTGCACGATCGAGTTCGAGGGTGAGTACGCCTATGGCTACCTCAAGAGCGAGAACGGCGTGCACCGCATGGTGCGTCTCTCGCCCTTCAACGCCAACAACAAGCGGCAGACGACCTTTGCGTCGGTCTTCGTCTCGCCGGCCGTCGACGACACGATCGAGATCACGATCAACCCGGCGGACATCGAGTGGGACACGTTCCGCTCGTCGGGGGCCGGGGGTCAGAACGTCAACAAGGTGGAGACGGCCGTGCGGCTGCGCTACCACGGCAAGGACCCCGATACGGGCGAACCGGTCGAATATCTGATCGAGAACATGGAGACGCGCTCGCAGTTGATGAACCGCGAGAACGCGATGCGGATCCTGCGGTCGAAGCTCTACCAGCGGGAACTGGACAAGCGCATGGCCACGCAGCAGGCGCTGGAAGCCTCGAAGAAGAAGATCGAGTGGGGCTCGCAGATCCGCTCGTACGTCTTCGACGACCGCCGTGTGAAGGACCACCGCACGGGGGTTCAGACCTCGGCCGTGGAGGCGGTGATGGACGGCGATCTGGATGCCTTCATCAAGGCCTACCTGATGGAGTTCGGCGGCCAGGCATAG
- a CDS encoding cytidylate kinase-like family protein has product MEREKFVINIGRQLGSGGKLIGEIIARRLGVKLYDKELINLAARESGLCAECFEQADERSRKGVFATLIGYLRAPFTGYEGGNSNNILANESLFRIQSDVIRNIAANESAIFVGRCADYILREHPRCVNVFITADEGDRCTRLCGRLHCTEAEARALMERTDEQRASYYNYYSSRTWGEAATYHLCVNSSVLGDEGTADFILEFAARKLHEQF; this is encoded by the coding sequence ATGGAACGCGAAAAATTCGTTATCAATATCGGCCGCCAGTTGGGCAGCGGCGGCAAACTCATCGGCGAGATCATCGCCCGGCGGCTGGGTGTCAAGCTCTACGACAAGGAGCTCATTAACCTGGCAGCCCGCGAGAGCGGTCTCTGTGCGGAGTGCTTCGAGCAGGCCGACGAACGGAGCCGCAAAGGGGTATTTGCAACGTTGATCGGCTACCTGCGGGCTCCGTTCACGGGCTACGAAGGCGGCAATTCGAACAACATTCTGGCCAACGAATCGCTGTTCCGGATCCAGAGCGACGTGATCCGCAACATCGCGGCGAACGAATCGGCGATCTTCGTGGGACGCTGCGCGGACTACATCCTGCGTGAGCATCCGCGGTGTGTGAACGTCTTCATCACGGCCGACGAAGGGGACCGCTGTACACGTCTCTGCGGGCGGCTGCACTGTACCGAGGCGGAGGCCCGGGCCCTGATGGAGCGTACGGACGAACAGCGGGCTTCGTACTACAACTATTACAGTTCGCGGACCTGGGGCGAGGCGGCGACCTACCACCTGTGCGTGAACTCTTCGGTGCTGGGCGACGAGGGCACGGCGGATTTCATCCTGGAGTTCGCCGCACGGAAACTCCACGAGCAATTTTAG
- a CDS encoding MATE family efflux transporter: MAELKVAALELGTERIRKLLIQYAVPAIIAMTASSLYNMVDSIFIGHGVGPLAISGLALTFPLMNLAAAFGSLVGVGAATLVSMRLGQRDYETAQRVLGNVVVLNCIIGIGFGILALLFLDPILYFFGASEATIGYAREYMVIILLGNVITHLYLGLNSILRAAGHPRKSMYATINTVIINAILDPIFIFWFDWGIRGAAIATVLAQIISLIWQFRILSNRGELLHFRRGIYRLRRKIVRDILAIGMSPFLMNLAACFIVILINKGLKEFGGDLMIGAYGIVNRLGFFFVMIVMGINQGMQPIAGYNYGARQFDRVLRVLKLTMIGATCITTAGFLIGELFPRLAVSLFTTDEELIRLSIEGMRITFICYPIIGFQMVATNFFMSIGMASKAIFLSLSRQLLFLMPFLIFLPHIFDAYTPWDGSWGVWCSMPLSDLLASIVAFFMLTYQLRKFRAMKPAVSAENPQ; the protein is encoded by the coding sequence ATGGCGGAACTCAAAGTAGCGGCTTTGGAGCTCGGAACCGAACGAATCCGCAAGTTGCTTATTCAGTATGCCGTGCCGGCGATCATCGCCATGACGGCATCTTCGCTCTACAACATGGTCGACAGTATCTTCATCGGCCATGGCGTCGGCCCGCTGGCCATTTCGGGTCTGGCGCTGACCTTCCCGCTGATGAACCTCGCCGCAGCGTTCGGATCGCTGGTCGGCGTGGGTGCCGCGACCCTCGTGTCGATGCGCCTCGGGCAGCGGGACTATGAAACGGCCCAGCGCGTCCTGGGCAACGTCGTGGTGCTCAACTGCATCATCGGTATCGGATTCGGGATCCTCGCCCTGCTGTTCCTCGACCCGATCCTCTACTTCTTCGGGGCCAGCGAGGCTACGATCGGCTACGCCCGCGAGTACATGGTCATCATTCTCCTGGGAAATGTCATCACCCATCTTTACCTGGGCCTGAACTCCATCCTGCGGGCGGCCGGACACCCCCGCAAGTCGATGTATGCCACGATCAATACGGTGATCATCAACGCCATCCTCGACCCGATCTTCATCTTCTGGTTCGACTGGGGAATCCGCGGCGCGGCCATCGCTACCGTGCTGGCGCAGATCATCTCGCTGATATGGCAGTTCCGCATCCTCTCGAACCGCGGGGAGCTGCTCCATTTCCGGCGCGGCATCTACCGCCTGCGGCGCAAGATCGTCCGCGACATCCTGGCCATCGGCATGTCGCCCTTTTTGATGAACCTTGCGGCGTGCTTCATCGTGATCCTGATCAACAAGGGGCTGAAGGAGTTCGGCGGCGACCTGATGATCGGCGCCTACGGTATCGTCAACCGCCTCGGCTTCTTCTTCGTGATGATCGTCATGGGTATCAACCAGGGAATGCAGCCCATCGCCGGATACAACTATGGCGCACGGCAGTTCGACCGGGTGCTGCGGGTCCTGAAGTTGACGATGATCGGCGCCACGTGCATCACGACGGCCGGATTCCTGATCGGCGAACTGTTCCCGCGCCTGGCCGTAAGCCTTTTCACCACCGACGAGGAGCTGATTCGGCTCTCGATCGAGGGAATGCGTATCACCTTCATCTGCTATCCGATCATCGGCTTCCAGATGGTGGCCACGAACTTCTTCATGAGTATCGGCATGGCCTCGAAGGCGATCTTCCTGTCGCTGTCGCGGCAGCTGCTGTTCCTGATGCCGTTCCTGATCTTCCTGCCGCACATCTTCGATGCCTATACGCCGTGGGACGGCAGCTGGGGCGTCTGGTGCTCGATGCCGCTGTCGGACCTCCTGGCCTCGATCGTGGCCTTCTTCATGCTGACTTACCAACTGCGGAAATTCCGGGCCATGAAGCCTGCCGTTTCCGCCGAAAACCCGCAATGA
- the cysS gene encoding cysteine--tRNA ligase: MESKLVIYNTLTRRKEEFEPLVEGRVGMYVCGPTVYGDPHLGHARPAVTFDLLFRYLKASGYKVRYVRNVTDVGHLEHDADEGEDKIAKKARLEQLEPMEVAHYYTERYHRAMDALNVESPSIEPCASGHIIEQIAFVKRILDAGFAYESNGSVYFDVEKYNEKYNYGRLSGRNLDDIVTNTRELDGQSDKRHSYDFALWKKASPEHIMRWPSPWSDGFPGWHMECSAMSTRYLGERFDIHGGGMDLMFPHHECEIAQSTAALGHDSARYWVHNNMITINGQKMGKSLGNFITLEELFTGSHRLLAQAYSPMTIRFFVLQAHYRSTLDFSNEALQAAEKGLDRLMKGIETLDKIRPAAASTVQPAELEERCRTAMDDDLNSPMVISALFDWVRTINLLSDGKETITAEDLEALKATVHRYAFDILGLRDEKAAGTAAGRDYVTPLVEMLLDIRQGAKAAKDWATSDRIRDGLTAAGIRVKDRKDGSDWELE, encoded by the coding sequence ATGGAATCCAAACTTGTGATTTACAATACGCTCACCCGCCGCAAGGAGGAGTTCGAGCCGCTCGTCGAGGGACGGGTCGGGATGTACGTCTGCGGACCGACGGTCTACGGGGACCCGCATCTGGGCCATGCCCGTCCGGCCGTAACCTTCGACCTGCTGTTCCGCTACCTCAAGGCTTCGGGGTACAAGGTCCGTTACGTGCGCAACGTCACCGACGTGGGGCACCTCGAACACGATGCCGACGAGGGCGAGGACAAGATCGCCAAGAAGGCCCGCCTCGAACAGCTGGAACCCATGGAGGTGGCCCACTACTATACGGAGCGCTACCACCGCGCGATGGATGCGCTGAACGTCGAGTCGCCCTCGATCGAACCCTGCGCCTCGGGACACATCATCGAGCAGATCGCCTTCGTGAAGCGGATTCTCGACGCGGGATTCGCCTACGAGTCGAACGGCTCGGTCTACTTCGACGTCGAGAAGTACAACGAAAAATACAACTACGGACGTCTGTCGGGCCGCAACCTCGACGACATCGTGACCAACACGCGCGAACTGGACGGACAGTCCGACAAGCGCCATTCGTATGACTTCGCGTTGTGGAAGAAGGCCTCGCCGGAGCACATCATGCGGTGGCCCTCGCCCTGGAGCGACGGCTTCCCCGGCTGGCACATGGAGTGCTCGGCCATGTCGACGCGCTACCTCGGGGAGCGTTTCGACATCCACGGCGGAGGCATGGACCTCATGTTCCCGCACCATGAGTGCGAGATCGCTCAGTCGACCGCGGCGCTGGGGCACGACTCGGCACGCTACTGGGTGCACAACAACATGATCACGATCAACGGCCAGAAGATGGGCAAGTCGCTCGGGAACTTCATCACCCTTGAAGAGCTCTTTACGGGTAGCCACCGCCTGCTGGCCCAGGCCTATTCGCCGATGACGATCCGCTTCTTCGTGCTGCAGGCCCACTACCGCTCGACGCTCGACTTCTCGAACGAGGCGCTGCAGGCCGCCGAAAAGGGCCTCGACCGCCTGATGAAGGGTATCGAGACGCTGGACAAGATCAGGCCCGCGGCCGCATCGACCGTGCAGCCCGCGGAGCTGGAGGAGCGCTGCCGGACGGCAATGGACGACGACCTGAACTCGCCGATGGTCATCTCGGCGCTGTTCGACTGGGTGCGTACGATCAACCTGCTCTCCGACGGAAAGGAGACCATCACGGCCGAAGACCTCGAAGCGCTGAAAGCCACCGTGCACCGCTACGCCTTCGACATCCTGGGCCTGCGCGACGAAAAGGCCGCCGGAACGGCTGCCGGACGCGACTACGTGACGCCGCTCGTGGAGATGCTGCTCGACATCCGTCAGGGCGCCAAGGCCGCGAAGGACTGGGCTACTTCGGACCGCATCCGCGACGGGCTGACCGCCGCCGGAATCCGTGTCAAGGACCGCAAGGACGGCTCGGACTGGGAACTCGAATAG